TTTTAGGAGAGAAAACTCAAGAATTCGCGCTGAGAGCTATTGAAGCGGCTGCCGCCGCCATATTACTTGCTAACCACCCAGTCATATCCGTGAACGGAAACGTTGCAGCCCTTGTACCCGAGTACATTGTCAAACTAGCTGAAGAGTCAGGAGCGCTTATCGAGGTTAACTTGTTCTATAGAACCAGGGAAAGAGAGGAGGCTATAAAGCAACACCTACTGTCTCACGGTGCGAGAGAGGTTCTTGGAGTCGGAGAAGACGCTTCTGCGACTATTCCAGAATTATTTAGTGAAAGAAGGCGCGTTAGCCCTCGAGGAATACTGATTGCTGATGTTGTCCTGGTACCCCTTGAAGACGGAGACCGCACCGAGGCTCTAAAACGTCTTGGCAAGTTCGTCGTAACCATCGACTTAAACCCGTTATCTAGAACTGCTCGAACCGCCGACGTTACCATCATAGATAACGTGGTAAGGGCCATGCCATTGCTTGTTGAAAAAGTACGGGAGCTTAAAGGAAGGGATAGGGAGGTTTTGAAAGAAATTATCTCCAGGTATAACAATAATGAAATACTTCAAGAAGCTTTGAGGTTTATTTCCCATAGGCTCGTCGAACTCGCTTCGAGGGAGCTTAGAATACGTGTGTGAGGTTGTAAGGTCTTGCAAAGTTTGTGCATTAGCGTGATTGATTCAGCTATCCAGATCGAAACAGAGAACATTGAAGAATTGCGGGCATCCCTTACCAGCGTTTTCGCCAAGAGATACCTGCCGCGTTTGAAAATATTGGATGAATGTAGACCTGACGTAATGATATACTGGATTAACAGGGACGTGAAGTTCAGAGTGCTAACACATAATTTGATCTCTCACGGACTTCCATCACTCTTCATAGTTGAAGGAAGATATCCTGCAGCATACTCTAATGAATCCCCATTCTTCTTCATTCTGCAAATAATCGCATACGTGTTGGGAAAGAAAGGCTATGTAGTGTTAACGGACTCGGTAACGATAGAGCGTGATGGGAAAGCCTTGATTTTTCTAGGATACCCCCACTCGGGCAAGAGCTCAATATCGGCCGTAGCATTTTACCGAGGATTCAAGGTATATGCCACAGAGAATACAGTGTTGAGGGTTGCAAAGCCTTTAAAAGTAGTTAACGGGACATCAGTGTTAGTTTATGATCCAGCGATTAAAAACCTATACAATGTGAAAATCGCCCCTGACGGTACTACCAGGCATGGATATGAATACATAGACCTAGAAACGCGCGATGCGGATCCGCCTAGAGAGTTAGAAGTCGATAAAATATTTCTCATCCACTCAGGCTTTACATGCAAGGGTTTCAGCGCATCACCCGTTACAGGTAGAAAGATCAGGAAGACATTATGGTATTTCTCCACAAGCCTGTTGAAAGGAGTGGATTACTACGAACCCCAGCCTCTTGACAATTTGGTCACAGAGGAGGTGGCGAAAACATTACAAAGTTTCCTCGAAATCGTCGAGGAGAATTATCGCGACAGAGTCTTTGAAGTATTTGGTTCAATCCCCGAGATTTTCGAAAACACAGTGCTGGGTTCTAGGCCCGCTGATATATGCAATTAACACATAAATTTGCTCAAACCTCATTGTATACGATCTTTGAAAGAAAACTGTTTAGGGATTAATTTTTCATCAATTATTGAGTATCGCTACGGGTTAAACCTACCTGCTACGTAATCCACTACTGTCCTAGCGACCGCCTCTTTAAAGGATTCTCCCGGACACTTGAATCCTTCTTTCCAAACATAGCATACTTCTAGGAATGGTTTTGAAAACCCTGCCCTTTCGGAAAGGATATTATTGGCTACTATTAGGTCGAGACCATAATCATGGAGCTTAACCATGCTTTTTTCAACCAACTCCTCGGGAGCTTTTGAACTCTCAGCGGCAAACCCGATGAGAACCTTAGGCCTCTTGACAATAGCCTTCAAGACCTTTCTCGTTGCCTCAAGCTCTATTACTATGCTCCTCGAGCTCCTCGTCGACAATTTCTCTTCATAGTAGACTTTGGGCTTGTAATCAGCGGGAGCTGCCGCGAAAACACCTGCATCATACTCGTTCTCACTCGTCAATCTTTCCACCGCAACTGCCATATCGCTTGTTGTCTCCACGTTTAAATTCCTAACCATGTAGGGTGGGTTGAACCTTGTAACTCCTGAAACAAGGTCGACTTGCGCACCTCTACACGCTGCTTCACGAGCGATTAAAATCCCCATTAAACCGCTGCTCGGATTTGTTAAAACCCGGACCGGGTCTAGATACTCTCTTGTAGCCCCCGCGGTTACTATAATTCTTTTACCCTTCAAATCCTGCCCTCTGTTGAGAACTGTGTCAATACAGTGTGCTAGGTCTTCAAGCGGTGGGAACTTAACCTTATTTTCCTCAATAAACGGTGGGATAATAACCGCATTGTATTCTTCTAGAAGCTTCCTAGCTCTCTCATATTGTGGCGAGGTGTATAGTCTTATGTTCATTGCAGGCGCAATGATTATTTTCTTACCGTCACCCATCATGGTAGCAGCAGTCAACGACAATAATTCGTCTAGAATCCCGTAAGCGATCTTGCTCATAGTGTTGAGAGTTGCTGGAGCGATCACGAGCGCATCAGCCCATTTCGCAACGTCTATGTGCTCGGTTTCCCCAGTCATCTCGACAAGAGGCTTATTTCCTGTCGCCCACCATAGTAAATCGGGGCCGATCAGCCTGGTTGCAAATCTTGTGAGTATAGGTCTAACTTCCGCGCCCATTCTGATCAATTTCCTAGCTAAGTCTACAGACCTGTAGGCGGCTACGGAACTTGTGATTCCTAATGCGATGTGTTTTCCACTTAGTGGCGTGTACTCATCTTTCCTTATTTCTTCGATAAGCATTTACTCCACCTTCACCAGGATATATTAAGTTCTCCCCGTTATTTATTATATTTCTTGAGGAATGGTGGTTTCATGATTTTTAGGAAGGAAAAACCCGTGGTTCCCGCGGTAAACACGATATTTGAGAACGCGTTGGCTGTCTTGGGTAAGGAGGCCCAAGGATATACGATTAGGCCTGCTCGGATGGAAGACATAGAGTCTGTCATACGTATCAATCGAGAAGCTCTTCCCGAGAACTACCCGAGGGCCTTTTTCGAAGATTTGTTTAATTCTTATGGAAAATCCTTCTTCGTAGCTGAAGCCCCCGGAGGCGAAGTAGTTGGTTACGTCATGTGCAGGGTTGAATACAAGCCCGGTTTCTTCAAAACCTTGCTGGTAAAGAGCGGGCATATTGTGAGCATAGCTGTTCTCAAGGAGCATAGAGGCAGGGGTCTAGGGCTTGGACTAATGGCTCACGCGTTGAAAAGCCTCTATGAAAACTACGGGTGTTCTGAAACATATTTGGAAGTAAGGGTGAGCAACACCCCCGCTATCAATCTGTATGAGAAACTTGGCTATGTGAAAATAAGGGTGGAGAAACAATACTATCTCGACGGCGAGGACGCGTACATCATGGCCAGACCTCTTCCTTGATTTTAAACAGTTATTCCTTAAAGCAGTCGTTAAATAATCAATTCTACATAGTTTCAAACGAGAACGGTGGGAACATGGATTTCAAACCTATAGCGTCCGTGATGAATAGGGAATACGTTGGTAAAGAAGCGTGTATTAGAGGCTGGATTTATAGAAGGAGCGTTGTGGGAGGCAAGGCGTTCGTAAGGGTAAGAGACTCGACAGGAGTTATACAAGTCGTGGTTGAATCCTCCAGGCTTGGAGAGGAATTGGTAGACTCCCTGAAAAACATTGGCTTAGAGGCCAGCGTTATCGCTTGTGGAGAGGTCAAGGAAGAGGCCAAGGCCCCTGGGGGTTTCGAGCTCCAAGCTAAGTTTTTCCAGATAGTGGGAGATAGCCGGGACTTTCCGATTAAAGGAGGTGAAGGAGACGAGTACTTGTTGAACATGAGACACTTATGGATTAGGAGTCCACGGTACGCCTCATTATTCAAGATTAAGCATACTGTAATAAACGCCGGTAGGGAATACTTCAGCAAAAACGGTTGGTGGGAGGTCACACCGCCTATCCTGACCGCTTCCGCTTGCGAAGGAGGGGCTACTCTTTTCCCCGTTCAATATTTCGATCAAACTGCTTTTCTAAGCCAGAGTGCCCAATTATACTTAGAAGTGTTGATCTATACTTTAGAGAAAGTTTACAGCTTAACGCCCAGTTTCCGTGCCGAGAAATCTAGAACCAGGAGGCATTTAGCAGAATACTGGCACCTTGAACCCGAGGCAGCATGGTACGACATGAATGACATGATGAAGGTGGCAGAGGAACTTGTTTCCTATATTGTTTCAAAAGTGCTTGATGAGAGGAAGAGGGAATTAGAAGAGTTTGGACGCGATATTGGAAAGCTGAGGAAAGCATTAGAGGTTCCTTACCCGAGGATTAGGTATGACGAGGCTATAGAAATCCTTCAGAAGAAGGGAGTGAACGTTAAGTGGGGAGATGATCTCGGAGCAGATGAAGAAAGGGTCTTAACCATGGAGTTTGAAACGCCGTTCTTCCTAACTCACTTCCCGAAACACATTAAGAGCTTTTACATGAAGGTAGACCCAAGTAATCCCAAAGTAGTTCTCGGATTTGATTTACTGGCCCCGGAGGGTTATGGAGAAATAATAGGCGGTGGACAGCGTGAGGATGATTATAAATTATTACTTGAGAGGCTGATCGAGCAAGGGTATAACCCGGATGACTACAAGTGGTATCTAGACCTGAGAAAATATGGAAGCGTCCCTCACAGCGGATTCGGTCTCGGTATTGAGAGAATAGTTATGTGGATCACAGGTTTAGATCACATAAGGGAGACCATGCCCTTCCCAAGATACAGAGAACGCATTTACCCGTAAGAGGATTCGAGTTGAGGATTGGAGACATTATTTTAGAAAAACTAGAAAAATTCTATAACTTGGATGAAGAGGAGTTCACTGTTTCATACGTTAGTAAAACATCATTATTCGAATTTATCGTCGCAGTTGTCCTAAGCCAAAACACTTCAGACAAAAACGCTGTGAAAGCGCTCGAAAACCTGAGGAAAAGGTTTGGAGTAATTAATCCCGAAAGCGTTTTAAACGTGGGGATCGAAGAGCTTGCGGATTTGATTAAGCCGGCTGGAATTCATCGAGAAAGAAGTAGGATACTTCTCGAGCTGGCAAAGATTTTCTGTGAAAACATGTTCGAGGAAAAATTAATCCGGGAAGTTGAGAAAAATGATGTTGAAGCTTCAAGAAAGATTTTGATGAGGCTGCCCGGAGTAGGCCCTAAAACCGCTGATGTCGTTCTCCTAGTGTTTTTTGGCAAACCAGTTTTCCCCGTCGATACTCATATCAGGAGAATAACGAAAAGGCTAGGATACGTCAAAAAAGATAACTACTATGAAATCTCAAATTTCTGGGCCTCCAATACAAGCCAGACTAACTACATGAGCCTCCATCTCCTCCTAATAGCTCATGGAAGAAGGACTTGTAGAGCTTTAAAGCCGTTTTGCGAAACATGCCCTATAAACGGCTTCTGTGAACATGGGAGAAGAGTGGTTGGAAGTGGGCAGGGGTAAAATTCTGCGAGAGTTAGCGCTGAAGATTTATGGTCCGGAAAAAGCCTTCAAGCTGTGGAGGCGAATAGAATTTATAGGCGATATAGCTGTTATTCGTTGCCCATTGAATATGAACCCGGAGGAGCTGAAGCCTCTGGCTGAATCGATCCTAGCAAGGTTCTCAACGGTTAAAAGCGTGTGGGCAGGGTTGCCGGGTGTGGAGGGACCATACCGGCTTAGACGCCATATCCACCTCGCAGGAGAGCCTCGAAGCGAGACCGTATACAAAGAGCATGGTTGTGTTTTCAAGGTCGACATAAACAAGGCTTATGTCTCACCGGCATTGAATTACGAGCATAAAAGAATCGCAAAACAAGTGAAGCAGGGCGAGATTGTCGTGAACATGTTCGCAGGCGTAGGCTTGTTCAGCATAATTATTGCCAAGTACTCGAAACCCGAAAGAGTACACAGCATTGACATAAATCCATACGCGTTTGAGTACATGGTTGAAAACATAAGGCTCAATAAGGTAGAAAACATTGTTGTTCCCTACCTGGGCGATGCTAAAGAGGTTGTTGAGAAGCGTTTGCTGAGTACTGCGGACAGGGTTTTAATGCCTTACCCAGAGCTCGCGTTAGAATACTTGGGGACAGCTGTTAGAGCATTGAGACAGCAGACTGGGTGGATACATGTTTACCTCCACGTGAAATCCCTGAAGGGGAAGAATCCTCTCGAAGAAGCTGAGCAGGCTGTTGCGAAGGCGGCTACGAACATAGGTGTTGGAAAATTCGTTATTGAAAATTCGAGAATAGTTAGAAACGTTGGCCCCAGACTGGTTCAGGTTGTCGTGGATTTACATATCCCGTGAACTTTCAAGAAGGCTTGAAGATTTTTACTTCCCCTTTTCCGAGGATTCGTCTCCAACCTCGTAAACTCTTACCGAAACCCCTAGGAGCTTGTTAAACACGCCGTCTATGAACCTTATATAGGCGCCTTTCTGTCCTACGAAAGCCCCGTATGCTTCTCCACTTATTTTCACAGCCAGCACAGGGCCTGCGAAATCCACTTCCTTCACATGCTTTATAATCCACGCAACAGGGTGAAGGGCCCTTATGAATGGCGTGAAATCTAATGAGAGCTGGCAAGCTCTTATTTTCAGCCCCAGGTCTTTCTCCACCGCTTCTATTCTTTCACCCTTCTTTCCAATGATTCTTCCAAGATGCCCCTCTTTGACAACCACTAGCGCGTCAGGAACGTTCTCGGAGGTTATACCTAGTTTCTTCTTAATATCCACAAACTCAACTGCTGTGACCAAGTCGGCATCGGGGGCGTGTAATCTAGCTGTTTCCACTATCTGCTTCTCCGTCTCGGTCAGCTTTCTAGAACGCATTTTCGACTCAAACAATAGCTTAATCCCCATCCTTGCCCCAGGCCTAACGATGTCTTTCAAGCCAAGATCAACTACTTTAGCTGACTCTTCATTCAGCAGGAGCTCCCTTAGCATGATTGTCGAATCTCTAGAGCCGTGAGCCCTCTGGAATATTGGATCCCCGGCTATTATAAGTCTGCTGTTATTCCCTATTCTCGTAATAACCTCTATCGCGCTCTCCACGGGTATACTTTGAGTATCATCCAGAAATATCAATGAGTCATCGAACGTTCTTCCCCTGAGATAGTGGGAGTCGGCTATCACTATTTCATAGTTCTTAATCATTTCCTCTATCTTGCTCCACTCGATATATCCGGATAAAATATCCCTCAAGTATGATGAAGCGAGCTCGTAGTAAAGCCCT
This is a stretch of genomic DNA from Thermosphaera aggregans DSM 11486. It encodes these proteins:
- a CDS encoding 4-phosphopantoate--beta-alanine ligase encodes the protein MNIPFNHPRRESLLIREKLVDGFRKGIVAPEGLIAHGRGECFDYILGEKTQEFALRAIEAAAAAILLANHPVISVNGNVAALVPEYIVKLAEESGALIEVNLFYRTREREEAIKQHLLSHGAREVLGVGEDASATIPELFSERRRVSPRGILIADVVLVPLEDGDRTEALKRLGKFVVTIDLNPLSRTARTADVTIIDNVVRAMPLLVEKVRELKGRDREVLKEIISRYNNNEILQEALRFISHRLVELASRELRIRV
- the coaBC gene encoding bifunctional phosphopantothenoylcysteine decarboxylase/phosphopantothenate--cysteine ligase CoaBC, which produces MLIEEIRKDEYTPLSGKHIALGITSSVAAYRSVDLARKLIRMGAEVRPILTRFATRLIGPDLLWWATGNKPLVEMTGETEHIDVAKWADALVIAPATLNTMSKIAYGILDELLSLTAATMMGDGKKIIIAPAMNIRLYTSPQYERARKLLEEYNAVIIPPFIEENKVKFPPLEDLAHCIDTVLNRGQDLKGKRIIVTAGATREYLDPVRVLTNPSSGLMGILIAREAACRGAQVDLVSGVTRFNPPYMVRNLNVETTSDMAVAVERLTSENEYDAGVFAAAPADYKPKVYYEEKLSTRSSRSIVIELEATRKVLKAIVKRPKVLIGFAAESSKAPEELVEKSMVKLHDYGLDLIVANNILSERAGFSKPFLEVCYVWKEGFKCPGESFKEAVARTVVDYVAGRFNP
- the rimI gene encoding ribosomal protein S18-alanine N-acetyltransferase translates to MIFRKEKPVVPAVNTIFENALAVLGKEAQGYTIRPARMEDIESVIRINREALPENYPRAFFEDLFNSYGKSFFVAEAPGGEVVGYVMCRVEYKPGFFKTLLVKSGHIVSIAVLKEHRGRGLGLGLMAHALKSLYENYGCSETYLEVRVSNTPAINLYEKLGYVKIRVEKQYYLDGEDAYIMARPLP
- the asnS gene encoding asparagine--tRNA ligase, whose amino-acid sequence is MDFKPIASVMNREYVGKEACIRGWIYRRSVVGGKAFVRVRDSTGVIQVVVESSRLGEELVDSLKNIGLEASVIACGEVKEEAKAPGGFELQAKFFQIVGDSRDFPIKGGEGDEYLLNMRHLWIRSPRYASLFKIKHTVINAGREYFSKNGWWEVTPPILTASACEGGATLFPVQYFDQTAFLSQSAQLYLEVLIYTLEKVYSLTPSFRAEKSRTRRHLAEYWHLEPEAAWYDMNDMMKVAEELVSYIVSKVLDERKRELEEFGRDIGKLRKALEVPYPRIRYDEAIEILQKKGVNVKWGDDLGADEERVLTMEFETPFFLTHFPKHIKSFYMKVDPSNPKVVLGFDLLAPEGYGEIIGGGQREDDYKLLLERLIEQGYNPDDYKWYLDLRKYGSVPHSGFGLGIERIVMWITGLDHIRETMPFPRYRERIYP
- a CDS encoding endonuclease III domain-containing protein, whose amino-acid sequence is MRIGDIILEKLEKFYNLDEEEFTVSYVSKTSLFEFIVAVVLSQNTSDKNAVKALENLRKRFGVINPESVLNVGIEELADLIKPAGIHRERSRILLELAKIFCENMFEEKLIREVEKNDVEASRKILMRLPGVGPKTADVVLLVFFGKPVFPVDTHIRRITKRLGYVKKDNYYEISNFWASNTSQTNYMSLHLLLIAHGRRTCRALKPFCETCPINGFCEHGRRVVGSGQG
- a CDS encoding class I SAM-dependent methyltransferase, whose protein sequence is MGEEWLEVGRGKILRELALKIYGPEKAFKLWRRIEFIGDIAVIRCPLNMNPEELKPLAESILARFSTVKSVWAGLPGVEGPYRLRRHIHLAGEPRSETVYKEHGCVFKVDINKAYVSPALNYEHKRIAKQVKQGEIVVNMFAGVGLFSIIIAKYSKPERVHSIDINPYAFEYMVENIRLNKVENIVVPYLGDAKEVVEKRLLSTADRVLMPYPELALEYLGTAVRALRQQTGWIHVYLHVKSLKGKNPLEEAEQAVAKAATNIGVGKFVIENSRIVRNVGPRLVQVVVDLHIP
- a CDS encoding PhoH family protein, encoding MGLSLFSMVKPKTPGQAEIVDALKNTRYSIVGIFGPTGSGKSLFSIMYGVDSVLNKKYKRFIIARPLVDVTSGRELTPEDLGGLYYELASSYLRDILSGYIEWSKIEEMIKNYEIVIADSHYLRGRTFDDSLIFLDDTQSIPVESAIEVITRIGNNSRLIIAGDPIFQRAHGSRDSTIMLRELLLNEESAKVVDLGLKDIVRPGARMGIKLLFESKMRSRKLTETEKQIVETARLHAPDADLVTAVEFVDIKKKLGITSENVPDALVVVKEGHLGRIIGKKGERIEAVEKDLGLKIRACQLSLDFTPFIRALHPVAWIIKHVKEVDFAGPVLAVKISGEAYGAFVGQKGAYIRFIDGVFNKLLGVSVRVYEVGDESSEKGK